In Vicinamibacteria bacterium, a single window of DNA contains:
- a CDS encoding CarD family transcriptional regulator encodes MTFQIGDKVVYPNHGIGVVEDILADTLPDSKHQFYKLRILANSTVVKVPVQNVDGVGLRRVITGRDVERIFDLLENRKIEQHSNWKGRYKDNSDKMRSGSIYDVAGVLKDLSYLSKKKSLSFREKRMLDRARFLIVSELAEVAEEPQDLVEQKIDIALSRGMEAKKKGRTSLKTLLKKTTLAAMAESGRTEGVARKVRSRASTNGKGRKKPISITINRYCC; translated from the coding sequence ATGACCTTCCAGATCGGGGATAAGGTCGTGTACCCCAACCATGGCATTGGAGTCGTCGAGGATATCCTGGCAGACACTCTCCCTGATTCGAAGCATCAGTTCTACAAACTGCGCATCCTTGCGAACTCCACCGTCGTGAAGGTTCCGGTCCAGAACGTCGACGGTGTGGGATTGCGCCGGGTAATCACCGGAAGGGACGTCGAGCGGATATTCGACCTTTTGGAGAACCGCAAGATCGAGCAGCATTCGAACTGGAAGGGTCGCTACAAGGACAACTCCGACAAGATGCGGAGTGGGTCCATCTACGACGTGGCCGGAGTGCTCAAGGACCTTTCATACCTCAGCAAGAAGAAGAGCCTGTCGTTTCGCGAGAAGAGAATGCTCGACCGTGCCCGCTTCCTCATCGTCAGCGAGCTGGCGGAGGTCGCCGAAGAGCCTCAGGATCTCGTCGAGCAGAAGATCGACATCGCTCTGTCGCGCGGGATGGAAGCCAAGAAGAAAGGCCGAACGAGCCTCAAGACGCTTCTCAAGAAGACGACCCTGGCGGCCATGGCGGAGAGCGGCCGGACGGAAGGTGTCGCCCGGAAGGTGCGGAGCCGAGCGTCGACGAATGGAAAGGGCCGCAAGAAGCCGATCTCGATCACCATCAACCGTTACTGCTGCTGA